The Pseudomonas triclosanedens genome has a window encoding:
- the paaX gene encoding phenylacetic acid degradation operon negative regulatory protein PaaX, translated as MTALAPLNQLISRFQEQTPIRASSLIITLYGDAIEPHGGTVWLGSLISLLEPIGINERLIRTSIFRLTKEDWLTAEKVGRRSYYSLTGTGRRRFEKAFKRVYSSTLPAWDGSWTLVMLSQVAADKRKQAREELEWQGFGAISPTVMACPRGDRGDVLATLQDLDVADDSIIFETRAQDVLASRAMRLQVRESWKIDELAQHYSEFIQLFRPLWQALREEDQLRPEDCFLARTLLIHEYRKLLLRDPQLPDELLPGDWEGRAARQLCRNIYRLIYARAEEWLNRNLETADGPLPDAAESFYKRFGGLN; from the coding sequence ATGACCGCTCTAGCACCGCTGAATCAACTGATTTCCCGCTTCCAGGAACAGACGCCGATCCGCGCCAGCTCGCTGATCATCACGCTGTATGGCGATGCCATCGAACCGCATGGCGGTACGGTCTGGCTCGGCAGCCTGATCAGCCTGCTGGAGCCCATCGGCATCAACGAGCGGCTGATCCGTACCTCTATCTTCCGGCTGACCAAGGAAGACTGGCTGACTGCCGAGAAAGTAGGCCGACGCAGTTACTACAGCCTGACCGGCACGGGGCGGCGGCGGTTCGAGAAGGCATTCAAGCGGGTCTACAGCTCCACGCTGCCGGCCTGGGATGGTTCCTGGACGCTGGTGATGCTGTCCCAGGTAGCCGCCGACAAGCGCAAGCAGGCTCGCGAGGAGCTGGAATGGCAAGGCTTCGGCGCCATTTCGCCGACGGTGATGGCCTGCCCGCGTGGCGATCGCGGCGATGTGCTGGCGACCCTGCAGGATCTGGACGTAGCGGACGACAGCATCATCTTCGAGACTCGCGCCCAGGACGTGCTGGCATCGCGGGCAATGCGCCTGCAGGTGCGCGAAAGCTGGAAGATCGACGAGCTTGCGCAGCATTACAGCGAGTTCATCCAGTTGTTCCGCCCGCTCTGGCAAGCGTTGCGCGAAGAGGATCAACTGCGCCCCGAGGACTGTTTCCTCGCGCGCACCCTGTTGATCCACGAATACCGCAAGCTGCTCCTGCGCGACCCACAATTGCCCGATGAACTGTTACCGGGCGATTGGGAGGGGCGCGCGGCGCGACAGTTGTGCCGCAATATCTACCGGTTGATCTACGCCCGGGCCGAGGAATGGCTGAACCGCAACCTGGAAACGGCTGACGGCCCGCTTCCCGATGCAGCGGAGAGCTTCTACAAGCGTTTCGGCGGGCTCAACTAG
- the paaY gene encoding phenylacetic acid degradation protein PaaY — translation MPCYSLEGVRPVVHPTAFVHPTAVLIGDVIVGPGCYVGPLAALRGDFGRIVLEEGANLQDTCVMHGFPDSDTVVERNGHIGHGAVLHGCRIGEDALVGMNAVVMDYAQIGARSIVSAAAFVKAKFECLPQSLVMGAPASVKRSLSDEEIAWKRRGTQEYQALARRCIASLVECQPLAEVEEQRSRLGDSGFRPKPGQGV, via the coding sequence ATGCCTTGCTATAGCCTCGAGGGCGTGCGCCCGGTGGTGCACCCGACTGCCTTCGTTCACCCCACGGCAGTGCTGATCGGTGACGTGATCGTCGGCCCCGGCTGCTATGTCGGCCCGCTGGCGGCGCTACGCGGCGATTTCGGGCGCATCGTCCTGGAGGAGGGCGCCAACCTGCAGGACACCTGCGTTATGCACGGCTTCCCCGACAGCGACACGGTGGTAGAGCGCAACGGTCATATCGGCCACGGCGCGGTGCTGCACGGCTGCCGTATCGGCGAGGACGCGCTGGTGGGCATGAATGCAGTGGTAATGGACTACGCGCAGATCGGCGCACGCTCCATCGTGTCGGCGGCGGCGTTCGTCAAAGCCAAGTTCGAGTGCCTGCCGCAGAGCCTGGTGATGGGTGCGCCGGCCAGCGTCAAGCGCAGTCTTAGCGACGAGGAGATCGCCTGGAAACGTCGTGGCACGCAGGAGTACCAGGCTTTGGCCAGGCGCTGCATCGCCAGCCTGGTGGAGTGCCAGCCGCTCGCCGAAGTGGAAGAGCAGCGTTCGCGCCTGGGCGATTCCGGGTTCCGGCCCAAGCCGGGGCAGGGCGTATGA
- the feaR gene encoding transcriptional regulator FeaR: MNSSSTLREDAFEAWLGQVNRACGRFDARTLGPQFHGKLREYQGGAIKLSVVDMAQVHLYRTSKEVGASAGGHYYAVFQLEGRSRLEQNGNRVELSRGDITLIDASRPSDMTYLEKSRQLSLILPRQVIERGLRVSEVNCASKISASSPVAVLANRLIVETSHQESLGMLESEATLDALVTLLRPALASHDIEQDSHERMFRKAVAFIDEHIGTDELCPELIAREVGISVRGLYRMFAKKGLVVAQYIKNRRLDFCAESLRNAHFEQKLSALGYAWGFSDSSYFSTAFKGRFGVSPGEYRKRYAN, encoded by the coding sequence ATGAATTCTTCATCGACATTGAGGGAAGATGCTTTCGAGGCGTGGCTGGGGCAGGTCAACCGTGCGTGCGGTCGCTTCGATGCGCGCACTCTCGGTCCTCAGTTTCACGGAAAGCTGCGGGAGTACCAGGGTGGTGCGATCAAACTCAGCGTGGTCGACATGGCTCAGGTGCACCTGTACCGGACCAGCAAGGAAGTTGGCGCAAGCGCCGGCGGTCACTACTACGCGGTGTTCCAGCTCGAGGGACGTTCGCGCCTCGAGCAGAACGGCAACCGGGTGGAGCTGTCGCGCGGCGACATCACCCTGATCGACGCCAGCCGGCCCAGCGACATGACGTACCTGGAGAAGTCCCGCCAGCTTTCGCTGATCCTGCCACGCCAGGTGATCGAGCGCGGCCTGCGGGTCTCCGAAGTCAATTGCGCCTCGAAGATTTCCGCCAGCTCGCCGGTGGCGGTGCTGGCCAATCGGCTGATCGTCGAAACCAGCCACCAGGAAAGCCTGGGTATGCTGGAAAGCGAGGCGACGCTGGATGCGCTGGTGACGCTGCTGCGCCCGGCGCTGGCCAGCCACGATATCGAGCAGGACAGCCATGAGCGTATGTTCCGCAAGGCCGTGGCCTTCATCGACGAGCACATCGGTACCGATGAGCTCTGCCCTGAGCTGATCGCGCGCGAGGTGGGCATTTCGGTGCGCGGCCTGTACCGCATGTTCGCCAAGAAGGGCCTGGTGGTGGCGCAGTACATCAAGAACCGCCGCCTGGATTTCTGCGCCGAATCGCTGCGCAACGCCCATTTCGAGCAGAAGCTGTCGGCGCTTGGCTATGCCTGGGGCTTCTCCGATTCGAGCTACTTCTCCACGGCATTCAAGGGCCGCTTTGGCGTGTCGCCCGGAGAGTACCGCAAGCGCTACGCGAACTGA
- a CDS encoding c-type cytochrome, which translates to MSRKMLKFGAASLLLAGALLQPVLAFATDCPATDTQKGETVFARDCSICHTAKADGLGMMGPNLHGVVGRMAGSLAGFSYSQAMRSKGAAWSQDNLDAFVSKPQAAVPGTYMPFAGLADAAERRALTCWLSQQH; encoded by the coding sequence ATGTCCCGCAAGATGCTCAAGTTCGGCGCTGCCAGCCTGCTGCTGGCTGGCGCGCTCCTGCAGCCAGTCCTGGCGTTCGCCACCGACTGCCCCGCCACTGATACACAGAAGGGTGAAACGGTCTTCGCCCGCGACTGTTCGATCTGCCACACGGCCAAGGCCGACGGCCTCGGAATGATGGGGCCGAACCTGCATGGCGTGGTCGGTCGCATGGCCGGCTCGCTCGCTGGCTTCAGCTACTCCCAGGCGATGCGCAGTAAAGGCGCGGCCTGGTCGCAGGACAACCTCGACGCATTCGTCAGCAAGCCCCAGGCCGCCGTGCCGGGAACCTACATGCCTTTCGCCGGACTCGCCGATGCGGCCGAGCGGCGGGCGCTCACCTGCTGGCTGAGCCAGCAGCACTAA